The Takifugu flavidus isolate HTHZ2018 chromosome 16, ASM371156v2, whole genome shotgun sequence genome contains the following window.
ttttgctttattttgattcAGTTCAACAAGTCAAAATTCGGATGGAGACATGTTGCAGCTGCAACTCCAAATTTAAGCATGGCACGGAAATTTACAAAGGTATGTAGAGTTTTAAATGGAATAGTAATATTTGCAGCTATAACAGAAGAAACCTAGATGGACTGCACTGCTTCACAGACACAAGTCACTGCTGGCACAGGACAGGCCAGCACCAGCCAGACCCCACCTCCAGCCAGTATCGCTGCCCCAGTAAGTCATGACACAAACCACTTCTCAAATACAACTCAAGCAAACCTAAACCTATAAAAcgtcttttccttttgtctacagactccaccagctcctgtccACAGTTCCCCATCTTCTTCAAgagtgtgtgccagtgtgtcTGTAAGTAATACAAGATTTAATTTAGTGTTGTGTAGAGCATGAGATGTGGTTATTAACAGTGTCAGCTGTATTGTCGTTTTGTTgatttggttctgttttgtcttttgtataGACTGCTGCCTCCAGTCCTCTTAAGTCCACTcttgggacaccagcaggaaatCAGCTGCCCCGTTTATGGTCAAATACCTTGCCGGTTGAAGACCATAAATGGATTTCTAAGCAGCTTTTCCGAACTGTACTGGATCTTCAGGACCACCTGAAGCTCTAGTACTTCCCACCTCAGCACAGTGAGGTGTATAATCAGGCTCCAGGTCCAGACCGCTTTTTTGCCCATCCACTTCTTGTCTGAATGCCATACAAGTTGTGGAATGTGAAGGTGGTCTGTCCCAACCAGGGCTGTGGGCTGCACCAACTAACTGGGCTGCATAAGAGGGCACGGCAGGTTCTGGATGTAGATCGGACCTACAACATGGTAGCAGAAACTTTAATCTGCAATAAATGTAGATCCTCCCATGTGTCATGGAGCCAGACTGTGCTCACACAGCTGGACCTGGCACATCGGTCAGAATTTTTTTCATCCTTACACGAAAGTGAGTATTTTCTTTCTCGCCATGTCTTACACACAAGTTTGTACAATATTCTTACTGATATGTTTTCTATCTATATCCAAGGTACGCTTGTGATATAAGGGTGATCCGGCTTCTGCGGGAGAGAGGACTGGGCAACAGTCCGACTCGtgtcctgaagcagctgagggAGAACCATACAGAGGAGTGGCTGAACCGAGTGTTACGGTACGGCACGGAGTGCGTGGACTGGACCTGATGGCTGCAGGTCTAATGAAAAGATTCCAGGAGGCTGGTGTGGATCCTCCTGCGCTCCTATGTTGATTGTGGATGCTGCGTCGAGTTGGGAGAGACAAAGCTGAGGGCCAGATTCAGTGGATGGCCAGACCTTGCCATCAAACTG
Protein-coding sequences here:
- the LOC130540320 gene encoding E3 ubiquitin-protein ligase TRIM33-like isoform X2; translation: MGPPISAGSKIAAAAAVPQAPAPAPAPAPALLQSPAGSDNLKDPSVDPGNVQQVKIRMETCCSCNSKFKHGTEIYKDTSHCWHRTGQHQPDPTSSQYRCPNSTSSCPQFPIFFKSVCQCVYCCLQSS
- the LOC130540320 gene encoding uncharacterized protein LOC130540320 isoform X1, whose product is MGPPISAGSKQIAAAAAVPQAPAPAPAPAPALLQSPAGSDNLKDPSVDPGNVQQVKIRMETCCSCNSKFKHGTEIYKDTSHCWHRTGQHQPDPTSSQYRCPNSTSSCPQFPIFFKSVCQCVYCCLQSS